The DNA window CCGCGGCGTCTTCAGATTTATGCAGGCCGATATCTGACGCGATGTATACGATATCATTTCCATTATCATCAAAACAGGCGACCGAAACTCCGTTGAAATATTCCAATCCTACAGTATAGGGACATTCCATATCGAAGGTTGACGAATACCAATTCAGCCCTTCGTCATCCGTTTTGTAGATAACACCTTCCGATACGGCGGCGTAGATCGTCCCGGGAGAATTGGGACTGAAAGCTACATCATTGGGGACCTGTAATGTAAAACTGTCAGGTAGCCCATTATCTCTTTTGTGCCAGTTCTGGCCATCATCTGTGCTGATATAGAATCCGTTGTTATACCTGCTTACGGTTATGTATCTTTGGGTTCCTGTTTTATGCACACCTACATAACTCAGATAATGTCTTCCAAAATAGTCAATGTAGTTAAAACTTATACCGCCATCGGTACTCTTGTATAATCCGGAATTGGAACCACCCCAATTAACATTCGAACAGTATACCTCATAGGGATTATCAGGATTAACTGCCAGAGACACTACGGCATTCATTTCACCAACTGTGAATCCATAACGTCTTTCCCATGTGGAACCGCCGTCACCGGAATAGTATACATAACTGTACTCTTCAAGATCATGCTTGCCGCCAACGTATACATGGCCATCGTATGCAGCGATGCAGTTATAGTTTACAGCCATTGGTCCGAAGGTTTCGAGAACCCGCGCCCAGGAATTTCCACCGTCTTCAGAGCGAAATACAAAGTCATCAAGATCGCCTGAAGAAAAGTGATCATCTGTCATTGCGCAATAGTGGTTGTCCGGGTTCAAAGGATCTATCGCGTACGCCGACATACGCTGCATACTGCCGCTGACAGGGTTGGGTGTGTACAGACCCAGCCCTTCGTTAGAAAGCTTCCACGACTGTGCGCCGTCTTCACTTATAAAAAGGCCTGATGCTCGATCAGCGCCTATACCATAGACTATATCAGTATTCGCCGGGTTGACTTCGACTATAAGCGAATTGCCCCATAAAGGGCCGCTGCTCGTCCATACATCGATACCTGCGTTAACCGGTGAAAAAGAACCGGCGATAAGAAGGAAGCCTGATAACAATGTCATTATTCTGAACATATCTGACCTCCTTTATACTTCTATGACAGGTATACACCATGCTCCGGAGTCATAATCTTCTTCAATCTGATCCGCCATCGTATCCGCGTCAATAATGTCTGCAGCTATTCTCCACTTGTGGAAATAGATGAAGGAATCCTCTACATACCATTCGTAGGTATAAATACCGTCTCCAGCCGTTACGTCGCCGAAGTTGCCGTCGTCATACATCAGATGTCTTGGCCAAGAAGGACAGGGCCCGTGAACGTAAACGAAGTATGGCGGTTCATACTGTGGATTGGTATGCAGAACGGTAACTTCCAGTTTGACAAGCTCCCCTTCAGACAATTCTGGAAGATCCTCAATATCAATGAACTGATCGGGGGATGTGCAATCAAGCAGCAATTCTTCTCCTCTATAGAGTTTCATGGATTCTATGAAAACTTCCTGTTCACTACTGTTAGAAAGTGAGAATTCAGCAGGTGTTACACTCCGAACAGTCCATCCACCATGTGGAGTGGAGGAAGGGTTTCCGGTTCTTTCTACTATTATTCGTCTTTCTCTCAGATCCTCTATCGTTTTCATGCCGGTGTTTATTTCCAGGTCATGAACCACATCGATGTAGAAATTCGCTAAGAGGTTATGATTAACACTAACCGTACAGATACCTGCCTCTGGATTTCCGTTAATAACAACCTTGAAAGCACCTTCAGCGGAAATTTTCCGCCACCATATTTCGGGAAGGTCTACTCCTGTACTGTCCTTTCCATCCATTTCCCCACCCTGACCTTCCAGTGCTCCCATTTTCACAAGTTCGCTGGATGCCAGCAGTTGATAGATATGTTCTTCATCAGTAACCTGAGGATCCTGCACGCAACCGGCAGTAAGGATAAGAACAACTGATGACACTGCAATTAACGCTTTCCTTTTCATTCTGAATCTCCTTTCCATCTCAATATCATTGCCTGTCCAACTTCTTCCATCACAGATTATAACAGCAATGATAGCTGTGTCAAGGAAGTTTCCCGGAAACTTCCTATGAATGTTTTTGAGGTGCTGTTACTGTTCACGTTAATCTCCTTTTATCAATACAATATTCAGACATGAGCTTTCTTCTCATTTTACTGAATATCAAATTTCCCATCGGCCATAATCAATCCGGTATCTGATTTAACACAGGGTGAAATCGAGATTAAACTCCATGTATTCGGCTCTTTTATAGTACCACCCAGTACAGCGTTGTTTCCGAATGTTATATGTATACTGCCATATTTTTTACTCGACATTTCTGGAAGCAACAGCACATCAGTTATCGCGCTATTCATTCCGAAACATACCTGGCTGACAGTTCTCCCCTCGACGCCAAAACTGTCGAATAGCGACTGCAGTATCTCCAGTCCTTTATCGGCTTTCACGTCGATAACGATGTTGTCCTTGATTCTCAGTCGGATCCCTGATATTTCACCGATTCTCCGGTCGCAATACTCACAATAAATGTCGCCGTTAATCCCGCCCTCGATCGGCAGCATTCCAAGTTCTCCTGATGGCAGACTATAGAAACCGCTCATCCTTGAGGATTCAGTGTAAGGCCCGGCGTCAATGAAATAGCAATCCTTATCGAATTTCACCTGAAGCACATTATGCTGTCCGCTCTCAATCCTGAGGTCAGGTTTATCGAGTATAAGTTCACTTATGGATTTTACTTTTTTGAAATCGCTCTTATCAAGAGATAATGCCTTCAAGTACATTTGCACTCGCTCTATTATATCCCTGTCTTCAAAGAAACCCTTCTCGAATGGCGGGATGTAAAGCATCAGACCGCGCTTTTCAGAATTCAGGCTGAGTTTTGACATTGCACTGTCTCGAATTGCTGCAATTCTCTCTATTCTCTGCTGCGGGATACCTGAGAATTCAGGTTTGCTGTATCTACCCAGGTTTATCCAGATGTCCGCCCAGTCTATATCTTCGGAAATCTGATCATAATATCCTTTAACTCTTTTTATAGGCAGTGATGACCATAGATCTTGAGACAGTTCCTTAGTCCTGATAGACGTTCTATATTTTGCTCCCGTCCGACGTGCTTTAATGATCAGCTTTTTCGCGAATTCCATATTGTATTCATGATATACTATCATCACCCTTTCATCAGGGCACACTTTCAGATAATCATCTACTATCAAATCAACAATATTTTCAGAATCATATTCCACCAGGTTGTGCATTAAATGGTTAATGTAGGAATTACTCAGCCCTTGACTGATGCTTTCTTCAGTTTCACCTACATCTGTGGAAATAAGGAATTTCCTTGCTGTAGCTCTGTAAAATTTCTCCGTTGCACCACGATTTTTCTTCGTTCTTACAACTTCAGCCAAGTTATATTCCTGCAGTTTTTTTAGATAGTATGTTGCAAGCGGTGCTTTTATCCCAACTATATTTGCTATCATTATACCAGAATATTCCTTGTCTCTCAACAGGTTGAGTATCTCGTAGGCGTTCTCGTTACCTAACAACCGTAACTCTTCGGGAGTGGACAGTATCTGCAGGCCTTTAATGATTTTCTCCTTATGTTTAGTAATTTGTGAATATTCAAATATTACTGAACGGTCATAGCTCTGTCAAGTATGGCTCATCAGAAGGATGAGATGATTTCTCAGTTATCCCTGTGATTTCAAGGTCGGGGATGACTTCTCGCAGATCGGGGAAGTCCTTCTATTCAGATAGCGGGAAACAATATTACTGTTCTTCAGGAGGCGGTGGAGGAATGAAAGCCATAACCACCTGCGTGCCGTAAATAGGATAATCAATGGCGCATCGATACCCACGGAATTCGAGATCATTCCACTGAAGATGCGAATAGACGGAGCGAAGCAATTCAACGTAGCGGGGGACATTGGCGTTTCGGCATTTCGCTGAACCCACGCCAAGGGTCTGTATCGTTTCCAGTAATTCCATTCTATCAATATCCCTGGACGAATCGTTGATGTCTGCCACGCCGTCACCCGCGGTATCGTAGATAAATAGCTGGGGATCAGAGCCGGGATAGATGTCTTTATGAACCAGCACATCGAACAGGAGAAGTCTGGAAGGCAAATTTATCTCGGCGAACACGTAGCCCTTACGGTTGAGGTTTGCCGGAATATATCGCGGCATCTCGTTATAGTTCACTTCCGCCATTACGATATCAACGGTCGATGCGCGTCCGAAACCTCCGTTTTTCAATGTGTAGTGAATAACATCATTAACCGTATTTACATCGATAGCTACATCCGATGATGTACTGAAAGATTCAAGACGGGAATCATTTAAGGTCTTGATAGGTTTCCCATCCAGATTGAATGGTACTCGCGGGGTATCACCTTCACTGGTTATTCGCCTCGTATCAAGTTTTATAGTTGCCCCGGGACGAAGACGCTGAAGACCGAGTTTACCCATTATCCAAACGATATCGATTCTGTCACCCCCTTCCGATGGATGAAGGATAACGGTCGCGAGATCCGTCTGAACGAGTACTCCCTTCAGTTCGCTCATCGCCCGGAAGGCTGCCTGCTTCCGTCTTAGCTCAAAATCCCTGCGCGCTTCGGGCAGCCATGAGCTTATAATTGCGTTAAGAGAGGCCCTGTCACCGGCCTCTCGGCGAATGAGCATATCAAACTGTTCAATAGCGTTAGCCGCAGCATTAACTACGTCCACCCCTGCTCCGCGCCTGCCCGCATGACGAAGAAAACGTCGAAGCGGTTCGGGCCCCGGGATGTGATGCATTACAGCGATCGGATCCCTCGATCTTAAGGCCTTCAGTATACGACTTGTAAGGACCTTGTTGATTCCGAGAAGACGGGCAAGATTCTGTGGCCCATTTGTGTCTCCTGGAATCTGCTCTATTACTTTGCTCAACGTTAAGGCAAGCATCGATCCTGTGTCCGCTATACGTTTCTCAAGATCGTTTTCATCAATATGATCAGTTACAGATTTTCCTTCATCGATGCGTGAAGTCATACATTCATCCCCAATTATTCAATAAGGTACAATACTAGTACAATCAAT is part of the Candidatus Aegiribacteria sp. genome and encodes:
- a CDS encoding aminopeptidase; its protein translation is MAEVVRTKKNRGATEKFYRATARKFLISTDVGETEESISQGLSNSYINHLMHNLVEYDSENIVDLIVDDYLKVCPDERVMIVYHEYNMEFAKKLIIKARRTGAKYRTSIRTKELSQDLWSSLPIKRVKGYYDQISEDIDWADIWINLGRYSKPEFSGIPQQRIERIAAIRDSAMSKLSLNSEKRGLMLYIPPFEKGFFEDRDIIERVQMYLKALSLDKSDFKKVKSISELILDKPDLRIESGQHNVLQVKFDKDCYFIDAGPYTESSRMSGFYSLPSGELGMLPIEGGINGDIYCEYCDRRIGEISGIRLRIKDNIVIDVKADKGLEILQSLFDSFGVEGRTVSQVCFGMNSAITDVLLLPEMSSKKYGSIHITFGNNAVLGGTIKEPNTWSLISISPCVKSDTGLIMADGKFDIQ